In Actinoplanes sp. NBC_00393, a single genomic region encodes these proteins:
- a CDS encoding GNAT family N-acetyltransferase, protein MLTVPIRQLGESERPAVERILDADPYAGAQIAERVASHGLNWWRSDGRIYGYEPARRVESIIWSGAHLVPVGATPAATAAFADLLGSDPRICSSIIGRAEAVLDLWDRLGGHWGPARDVRRNQPLLVTDRDPLVRPDPDVRLVRSGEVDQLFPAAVAMYTEEVGVSPLLDDGGRGYRRRIAELVKGKRAYARFVGDQVIFKAELAIITHRTTQVQGVWVHPEYRGHGLATAAMAAVVSDALRRVAPTVSLYVNDYNKAARRVYQRCGFVSAGSFATVLF, encoded by the coding sequence GTGTTGACGGTGCCCATTCGGCAGCTCGGCGAGTCCGAGCGCCCAGCGGTCGAGCGGATTCTGGACGCCGACCCCTATGCGGGCGCCCAGATCGCGGAGCGGGTGGCTTCGCACGGCCTCAACTGGTGGCGTTCCGACGGGCGGATCTACGGCTACGAGCCGGCCCGCCGGGTCGAGTCGATCATCTGGTCCGGCGCGCATCTCGTGCCGGTCGGAGCCACCCCGGCCGCGACCGCCGCCTTCGCCGATCTGCTCGGCTCCGACCCGCGGATCTGTTCGTCGATCATCGGCCGTGCCGAGGCGGTCCTGGACCTGTGGGACCGGCTCGGCGGGCACTGGGGGCCGGCCCGTGACGTGCGGCGCAACCAGCCGCTGCTGGTCACCGACCGTGATCCGCTGGTCCGCCCCGACCCGGACGTGCGCCTCGTCCGCTCCGGCGAGGTCGATCAGCTCTTCCCGGCCGCCGTCGCGATGTACACCGAGGAGGTCGGGGTCTCGCCGTTGCTCGACGACGGCGGGCGCGGCTACCGGCGGCGGATCGCCGAGCTGGTGAAGGGCAAGCGGGCGTATGCGAGGTTCGTCGGCGACCAGGTGATCTTCAAGGCCGAACTGGCGATCATCACCCACCGGACCACGCAGGTGCAGGGCGTCTGGGTGCACCCGGAGTATCGCGGGCACGGCCTGGCCACCGCCGCCATGGCCGCGGTGGTCTCCGACGCCCTGCGCCGGGTCGCACCCACCGTCAGCCTGTACGTCAACGACTACAACAAAGCCGCACGCCGGGTCTACCAGCGGTGCGGCTTCGTCTCAGCAGGCTCGTTCGCGACGGTGCTCTTCTAG